Proteins encoded by one window of Channa argus isolate prfri chromosome 1, Channa argus male v1.0, whole genome shotgun sequence:
- the LOC137123449 gene encoding tetranectin-like isoform X1 produces the protein MELKAVCVLLGVLLLVNCSFEQNPAKKKPVKKETTKDAAIEDLQKQINDIVEELNLLKEQQALHTVCLKGRKIHGKCFLADPVRKRYHTASEDCNALGGVLGTPASSSENDELRDYIRQSIGQDEQVWLGINDMMTEGKWMDQTGQSITYKNWDTSGLPHQPDGGQSQNCAVLSGASRGKWFDENCREEKPSVCQFNIV, from the exons ATGGAGCTTAAAGCCGTGTGTGTACTGCTGGGAGTTCTGCTGCTGGTGAACTGCTCATTTGAGCAGAATCCTGCGAAGAAGAAGCCAGTGAAAAAAG aaacaacaaaagacGCTGCCATTGAGGACCTACAGAAGCAGATCAACGACATTGTCGAGGAGCTCAACCTGCTGAAGGAACAACAAGCTCTGCACACAG TATGTTTGAAAGGAAGGAAGATCCATGGAAAGTGTTTCTTGGCTGACCCAGTGAGGAAGCGCTATCACACTGCCAGTGAGGATTGTAACGCCCTGGGTGGTGTCCTCGGTACGCCCGCATCCAGCAGTGAGAACGATGAGCTCAGAGACTACATCCGCCAGAGCATCGGCCAAGACGAGCAGGTCTGGCTGGGCATCAATGATATGATGACCGAGGGCAAGTGGATGGACCAGACCGGCCAGAGCATCACATACAAAAACTGGGACACATCCGGTTTGCCCCATCAGCCGGACGGTGGCCAGTCTCAGAATTGTGCCGTCTTGTCGGGGGCTTCTCGTGGGAAGTGGTTTGACGAGAACTGTCGTGAGGAGAAGCCCTCTGTCTGCCAGTTCAACATTGTCTGA
- the LOC137123449 gene encoding tetranectin-like isoform X2, producing MELKAVCVLLGVLLLVNCSFEQNPAKKKPVKKDAAIEDLQKQINDIVEELNLLKEQQALHTVCLKGRKIHGKCFLADPVRKRYHTASEDCNALGGVLGTPASSSENDELRDYIRQSIGQDEQVWLGINDMMTEGKWMDQTGQSITYKNWDTSGLPHQPDGGQSQNCAVLSGASRGKWFDENCREEKPSVCQFNIV from the exons ATGGAGCTTAAAGCCGTGTGTGTACTGCTGGGAGTTCTGCTGCTGGTGAACTGCTCATTTGAGCAGAATCCTGCGAAGAAGAAGCCAGTGAAAAAAG acGCTGCCATTGAGGACCTACAGAAGCAGATCAACGACATTGTCGAGGAGCTCAACCTGCTGAAGGAACAACAAGCTCTGCACACAG TATGTTTGAAAGGAAGGAAGATCCATGGAAAGTGTTTCTTGGCTGACCCAGTGAGGAAGCGCTATCACACTGCCAGTGAGGATTGTAACGCCCTGGGTGGTGTCCTCGGTACGCCCGCATCCAGCAGTGAGAACGATGAGCTCAGAGACTACATCCGCCAGAGCATCGGCCAAGACGAGCAGGTCTGGCTGGGCATCAATGATATGATGACCGAGGGCAAGTGGATGGACCAGACCGGCCAGAGCATCACATACAAAAACTGGGACACATCCGGTTTGCCCCATCAGCCGGACGGTGGCCAGTCTCAGAATTGTGCCGTCTTGTCGGGGGCTTCTCGTGGGAAGTGGTTTGACGAGAACTGTCGTGAGGAGAAGCCCTCTGTCTGCCAGTTCAACATTGTCTGA
- the cdcp1b gene encoding CUB domain-containing protein 1 isoform X1, which produces MRLCATRALLGLLFLFDTSGCLRTAVRPDKGSIVTVSTPLPLAQCAVCTVSGVNDTQTSCHSSLTLVPEVEVKLLFNCSQPLELSYTVTISQTIECTKDTCSPTTVQTQPSILTEFSRTFSYDVKAPEKTVVSLDILGEGLVQTSRPCSDGFQYSVLTSTTNSGVPTEYCHGGSVTSLDLVSQAGVSLKVQPKARVESVLFKASAGPIKGRTMVITADSGVSVVVSRDPAEPECDVCTIDGSTPNCSPTVKRLSNVKKLTLEFGCPKPEDVYSVKVQRKMECTTSSCSPSVGAADPELFKDFKRSLIWDIGVPERTVVTLDFPGDGLREIYGAEKCLDGYQYSVSTTRSDGAIKTNSYCKGGTLSQLNHLLGPTTVAIEVPKGGDLDQTIFNVKAEPRGSRMMSVTPDPHTVIIISRVGSEPDCSVCVKTPKQTCNSKRLRISDPGHTSVEFTCPQPQDIFTVEINRQIDCTATACSGDIVQAESSLFPDFNRTFTWDLKVVATRTFQLDFPETGMRQIPKDETCPDKHTYSLVTYLRTGPADIGTFCREGTVTTILARYKGRVSLEVPADSKMNPVDFKLNVGPETSMLATINVNLPRGVSDTDFITANYPGSFPDNQQVQWNFTVPGMHNYTMKFHKHTAPECINNDVEVEYQKEDNKVTKVSLTDPQPQHQQGNFNMLLKNCETNTTLQGLSLKYSVSVMRSGHPVLCTVDLTKQQGVSLQIEKITSDPYCEMSIDSQVREKIIVAAGTKVSLSFLDCPNEDLRLTANKVIACQSVASCPATSLNVPKLDACLPMPLHSFTWHISIPEDGTVDLVSPTGSLHQSLPGQGCNQTFSLNLADEDVSVGDFCFDGIIQKIQMHTNISITATARDFSKTSGPFLNVSFSQDIPETIIYRVIPRTSSPTLLATPNWPQGMKPSSTVSWIVDLPSQYQASIEFVNVSQPKCQDWHTGITVKMLGYERELLSRREDEGLEKTLLVPNSFYLNMSNCIPEEGHFGVMAKIILEKTSNSLPLILGIAGACLLLLIVLVIVCVILKKKKKGKMKKDSSIYLGKGNIFRPGDSHFTKTRADNNSHIYSSIDDTVVYGNLLNKAGYADNLPDHLKGIQVDAYHTFTGPTDGQLPVINEPELDTERDKLFLDPSDTFIPSRPRTPIDRQDSLGFQDRRMMDNELYTFKSTGDINTIQLIDADKRWQVSEDSL; this is translated from the exons GATGTCTACGTACGGCGGTCCGACCTGACAAAGGCTCGATCGTGACGGTGTCCACCCCGCTCCCTTTGGCTCAGTGTGCTGTGTGTACAGTCAGTGGGGTGAATGACACACAGACTTCCTGTCACTCCTCCCTTACGCTGGTACCTGAGGTGGAGGTTAAACTACTGTTCAACTGCTCCCAGCCACTTGAATTATCTTACACCGTCACAATAAGTCAGACCATTG AGTGCACTAAGGACACGTGCAGTCCCACAACAGTACAAACCCAACCCTCAATCCTCACTGAGTTCTCCAGGACCTTCAGCTACGACGTGAAGGCGCCTGAGAAGACGGTTGTCAGCCTGGACATCCTTGGGGAGGGACTGGTGCAGACATCACGGCCGTGCAGTGATGGATTTCAGTATTCGGTGCTCACATCCACGACAAACAGTGGGGTCCCGACTGAGTACTGTCACGGTGGATCTGTGACCAGTTTGGACCTGGTCAGTCAAGCTGGTGTGTCTCTAAAAGTTCAACCAAAGGCTCGGGTGGAGTCTGTGCTGTTTAAGGCCTCAGCTGGaccaataa AGGGCAGAACAATGGTCATTACCGCTGATTCCGGCGTGTCTGTAGTCGTGAGCCGTGATCCTGCAGAACCAGAGTGTGATGTGTGCACAATAGACGGCTCCACACCAAACTGTAGCCCCACAGTAAAGCGCCTGAGCAACGTTAAAAAACTGACGCTGGAGTTCGGCTGCCCCAAGCCTGAAGACGTGTACAGTGTGAAGGTGCAGAGGAAGATGG AGTGCACCACAAGCTCCTGCAGCCCTTCTGTAGGAGCAGCTGACCCCGAGCTCTTCAAGGACTTCAAAAGATCCCTAATATGGGACATTGGTGTCCCAGAGAGAACAGTAGTAACTTTGGACTTCCCCGGTGATGGACTGAGGGAGATTTATGGAGCAGAAAAATGCCTAGATGGTTATCAGTATTCAGTTAGTACAACGAGAAGTGATGGGGCCATCAAAACAAACAGCTACTGTAAGGGTGGGACACTGTCTCAACTAAATCATCTCCTGGGACCGACGACAGTGGCTATTGAAGTGCCCAAGGGAGGAGACCTGGACCAGACGATATTCAATGTCAAAGCAGAGCCAAGAG GTAGCAGAATGATGTCCGTGACCCCTGACCCCCACACCGTCATTATCATCAGCAGAGTGGGCAGTGAGCCAGACTGCAGCGTGTGTGTGAAGACGCCCAAACAGACATGCAACTCAAAACGGCTTAGAATTTCCGATCCTGGACACACCTCCGTAGAGTTCACCTGTCCTCAGCCTCAGGATATTTTCACTGTGGAGATCAACAGACAAATTG ACTGCACAGCAACCGCCTGCTCTGGTGACATTGTTCAGGCTGAGTCCTCGCTGTTCCCGGACTTCAACCGGACGTTCACTTGGGACCTGAAAGTTGTCGCTACTCGGACCTTTCAACTAGACTTTCCAGAAACGGGAATGCGACAGATTCCCAAAGACGAGACGTGTccagataaacacacatactCTCTTGTTACCTACCTGCGCACTGGGCCAGCAGACATTGGTACCTTTTGCAGAGAAGGAACTGTGACCACCATCCTGGCTCGCTACAAGGGTCGTGTGTCTCTGGAGGTGCCTGCGGACTCGAAGATGAACCCTGTAGACTTCAAACTTAATGTTGGGCCTGAGACCAGCA TGCTGGCTACAATAAATGTGAACCTGCCGCGAGGTGTGTCGGACACAGATTTCATCACAGCCAACTATCCCGGCAGTTTCCCTGATAACCAGCAGGTGCAGTGGAACTTCACTGTGCCTGGCATGCACAACTATACGATGAagtttcataaacacactgctCCAGAGTGCATCAACAATGACGTGGAGGTGGAGTATCAGAAAGAGGACAATAAGGTGACCAAAGTGAGTCTGACGGACCCTCAGCCGCAGCATCAGCAGGGCAACTTCAACATGCTGCTGAAGAACTGTGAGACCAATACAACACTGCAAGGACTCAGCCTGAAGTACAGCGTCTCTGTAATGAGGAGCGGTCATCCAG TTCTGTGTACGGTGGATCTAACCAAACAGCAAGGAGTATCGCTGCAGATCGAGAAAATTACCTCTGATCCATATTGTGAGATGAGCATCGACTCCCAGGTTCGAGAGAAGATAATCGTAGCTGCAGGTACAAAGGTCAGCCTCTCCTTCCTCGACTGTCCAAATGAAGATTTGCGCCTGACTGCCAATAAAGTTATAG CGTGCCAAAGTGTGGCATCATGTCCTGCCACTTCCCTCAATGTGCCCAAACTGGATGCCTGTCTCCCGATGCCCCTCCACAGCTTCACCTGGCACATCAGCATCCCCGAGGACGGTACAGTGGACCTGGTGTCCCCCACAGGGAGTCTCCACCAGTCCCTCCCGGGCCAAGGGTGTAATCAGACTTTCTCCCTGAACTTGGCAGATGAGGATGTGTCTGTAGGTGATTTCTGCTTTGATGGAATAATTCAGAAAATTCAGATGCACACCAACATCTCCATCACTGCTACAGCACGTGACTTCAGCAAGACCAGTGGACCTTTTCTCAATGTCAGCTTCAGTCAGGATATTCCAG AGACCATTATTTACAGAGTCATTCCCAGGACCTCCTCCCCGACCTTGCTCGCCACCCCCAACTGGCCTCAGGGTATGAAACCTTCCTCCACTGTGTCCTGGATCGTCGACCTGCCGAGCCAGTACCAGGCGAGTATAGAGTTTGTGAACGTCAGCCAGCCTAAATGCCAGGACTGGCACACAGGCATCACTGTGAAGATGCTCGGCTATGAGAGGGAGCTACTGAGCCGCAGGGAGGACGAGGGGTTGGAGAAAACCTTACTGGTCCCAAATAGTTTCTACCTTAATATGTCCAACTGTATACCAGAGGAGGGCCACTTTGGTGTGATGGCCAAAATTATCCTGGAGAAGACGTCCA atTCCTTGCCCCTCATCCTCGGGATAGCAGGAGCTTGTTTGCTATTGCTGATAGTGCTGGTTATAGTATGTGTCATCCTAAA gaaaaagaaaaaaggaaagatgaaGAAGGACTCCTCCATCTACCTTGGTAAAGGGAATATCTTCCGCCCAGGTGACAGCCACTTCACCAAAACCCGAGCGGACAACAACTCCCACATCTACAGCAGCATAGATGACACAGTGGTGTATGGCAACCTGCTGAATAAGGCCGGCTATGCTGACAACTTGCCAGACCACTTAAAAGGGATCCAGGTGGACGCTTATCACACGTTTACGGGCCCCACTGACGGTCAGCTGCCTGTAATCAACGAACCAGAATTAGATACAGAGAGGGACAAGCTTTTCCTGGACCCCTCTGACACTTTCATTCCCTCCCGTCCACGCACTCCCATCGACCGGCAGGACAGCCTCGGCTTCCAGGACCGCAGGATGATGGACAATGAGCTGTACACATTTAAGAGCACGGGGGACATAAATACGATCCAGCTCATTGATGCTGACAAACGTTGGCAGGTATCAGAAGACTCCTTGTAG
- the exosc7 gene encoding exosome complex component RRP42 isoform X1: MATVQVSEAEKVYILHGIRDDLRVDGRGCEDYRHMEIETDVVSNTDGSAKVTLGYTAVLVGIKAEIGKPRPMVADEGYLEFFVDCSANATPEFEGRGGEELGTELSNTLYKVFNNKHSVDLKSLCISAGEHCWVLYIDVLLLQCDGNLYDAISIAIKAALFNTKIPRVNISADNEGGKEIELSDDPYDCVRLNVENVPCIVTLCKVGHRHVVDATLQEKACSVASLIISVTNKGTVTCVRKMGGGSLDPESVFEMTEAGKRVGKALHAPLMKLLQEEESLGKKRHKVGFLG, encoded by the exons ATGGCAACAGTACAAGTCAGCGAGGCTGAGAAGGTGTACATTTTACATGGTATACGG GATGATTTGCGAGTGGATGGAAGAGGGTGTGAGGACTACAGACACATGGAAATAGAAACAGATGTGGTGTCTAATACAGACGGATCCGCCAAAGTCACACTG GGATACACAGCAGTTCTCGTTGGGATTAAGGCTGAAATCGGAAAACCAAGGCCCATGGTGGCAGATGAAGGCTATTTGGAGTTCTTTGTTGATTG TTCGGCAAATGCAACCCCTGAGTTTGAGGGCAGAGGAGGCGAGGAGCTGGGGACAGAGCTGAGTAACACGCTCTACAAAGTGttcaacaacaaacacagtGTGGACTTGAAGAGCCTCTGTATCAGTGCTGGAGAACACTGCTGGGTGCTTTATATTGATGTGCTG cttcTGCAGTGTGACGGAAATTTGTACGATGCCATCTCAATAGCCATCAAAGCCGCACTCTTCAACACAAA AATCCCCCGAGTGAATATTTCAGCTGATAATGAAGGAGGGAAAGAAATTGAGCTATCAGATGACCCGTATGACTGTGTGAGACTTAATGTAGAAAATGTACCCTGCATTGTGACCCTGTGCAAG GTGGGCCACAGACATGTGGTGGACGCGACTCTGCAGGAGAAGGCCTGCTCTGTGGCGAGCCTCATCATCTCTGTCACAAACAAGGGCACAGTCACCTGCGTGAGGAAGATGGGTGGGGGCAGCCTGGATCCAGAGAGCGTGTTTGAAATGACAGAG GCAGGTAAACGTGTCGGGAAAGCTCTTCATGCTCCACTCATGAAGCTCCTGCAAGAGGAGGAGAGTCTTGGGAAAAAGCGTCATAAAGTTGGTTTTCTTGGTTAA
- the cdcp1b gene encoding CUB domain-containing protein 1 isoform X2, translating to MRLCATRALLGLLFLFDTSECTKDTCSPTTVQTQPSILTEFSRTFSYDVKAPEKTVVSLDILGEGLVQTSRPCSDGFQYSVLTSTTNSGVPTEYCHGGSVTSLDLVSQAGVSLKVQPKARVESVLFKASAGPIKGRTMVITADSGVSVVVSRDPAEPECDVCTIDGSTPNCSPTVKRLSNVKKLTLEFGCPKPEDVYSVKVQRKMECTTSSCSPSVGAADPELFKDFKRSLIWDIGVPERTVVTLDFPGDGLREIYGAEKCLDGYQYSVSTTRSDGAIKTNSYCKGGTLSQLNHLLGPTTVAIEVPKGGDLDQTIFNVKAEPRGSRMMSVTPDPHTVIIISRVGSEPDCSVCVKTPKQTCNSKRLRISDPGHTSVEFTCPQPQDIFTVEINRQIDCTATACSGDIVQAESSLFPDFNRTFTWDLKVVATRTFQLDFPETGMRQIPKDETCPDKHTYSLVTYLRTGPADIGTFCREGTVTTILARYKGRVSLEVPADSKMNPVDFKLNVGPETSMLATINVNLPRGVSDTDFITANYPGSFPDNQQVQWNFTVPGMHNYTMKFHKHTAPECINNDVEVEYQKEDNKVTKVSLTDPQPQHQQGNFNMLLKNCETNTTLQGLSLKYSVSVMRSGHPVLCTVDLTKQQGVSLQIEKITSDPYCEMSIDSQVREKIIVAAGTKVSLSFLDCPNEDLRLTANKVIACQSVASCPATSLNVPKLDACLPMPLHSFTWHISIPEDGTVDLVSPTGSLHQSLPGQGCNQTFSLNLADEDVSVGDFCFDGIIQKIQMHTNISITATARDFSKTSGPFLNVSFSQDIPETIIYRVIPRTSSPTLLATPNWPQGMKPSSTVSWIVDLPSQYQASIEFVNVSQPKCQDWHTGITVKMLGYERELLSRREDEGLEKTLLVPNSFYLNMSNCIPEEGHFGVMAKIILEKTSNSLPLILGIAGACLLLLIVLVIVCVILKKKKKGKMKKDSSIYLGKGNIFRPGDSHFTKTRADNNSHIYSSIDDTVVYGNLLNKAGYADNLPDHLKGIQVDAYHTFTGPTDGQLPVINEPELDTERDKLFLDPSDTFIPSRPRTPIDRQDSLGFQDRRMMDNELYTFKSTGDINTIQLIDADKRWQVSEDSL from the exons AGTGCACTAAGGACACGTGCAGTCCCACAACAGTACAAACCCAACCCTCAATCCTCACTGAGTTCTCCAGGACCTTCAGCTACGACGTGAAGGCGCCTGAGAAGACGGTTGTCAGCCTGGACATCCTTGGGGAGGGACTGGTGCAGACATCACGGCCGTGCAGTGATGGATTTCAGTATTCGGTGCTCACATCCACGACAAACAGTGGGGTCCCGACTGAGTACTGTCACGGTGGATCTGTGACCAGTTTGGACCTGGTCAGTCAAGCTGGTGTGTCTCTAAAAGTTCAACCAAAGGCTCGGGTGGAGTCTGTGCTGTTTAAGGCCTCAGCTGGaccaataa AGGGCAGAACAATGGTCATTACCGCTGATTCCGGCGTGTCTGTAGTCGTGAGCCGTGATCCTGCAGAACCAGAGTGTGATGTGTGCACAATAGACGGCTCCACACCAAACTGTAGCCCCACAGTAAAGCGCCTGAGCAACGTTAAAAAACTGACGCTGGAGTTCGGCTGCCCCAAGCCTGAAGACGTGTACAGTGTGAAGGTGCAGAGGAAGATGG AGTGCACCACAAGCTCCTGCAGCCCTTCTGTAGGAGCAGCTGACCCCGAGCTCTTCAAGGACTTCAAAAGATCCCTAATATGGGACATTGGTGTCCCAGAGAGAACAGTAGTAACTTTGGACTTCCCCGGTGATGGACTGAGGGAGATTTATGGAGCAGAAAAATGCCTAGATGGTTATCAGTATTCAGTTAGTACAACGAGAAGTGATGGGGCCATCAAAACAAACAGCTACTGTAAGGGTGGGACACTGTCTCAACTAAATCATCTCCTGGGACCGACGACAGTGGCTATTGAAGTGCCCAAGGGAGGAGACCTGGACCAGACGATATTCAATGTCAAAGCAGAGCCAAGAG GTAGCAGAATGATGTCCGTGACCCCTGACCCCCACACCGTCATTATCATCAGCAGAGTGGGCAGTGAGCCAGACTGCAGCGTGTGTGTGAAGACGCCCAAACAGACATGCAACTCAAAACGGCTTAGAATTTCCGATCCTGGACACACCTCCGTAGAGTTCACCTGTCCTCAGCCTCAGGATATTTTCACTGTGGAGATCAACAGACAAATTG ACTGCACAGCAACCGCCTGCTCTGGTGACATTGTTCAGGCTGAGTCCTCGCTGTTCCCGGACTTCAACCGGACGTTCACTTGGGACCTGAAAGTTGTCGCTACTCGGACCTTTCAACTAGACTTTCCAGAAACGGGAATGCGACAGATTCCCAAAGACGAGACGTGTccagataaacacacatactCTCTTGTTACCTACCTGCGCACTGGGCCAGCAGACATTGGTACCTTTTGCAGAGAAGGAACTGTGACCACCATCCTGGCTCGCTACAAGGGTCGTGTGTCTCTGGAGGTGCCTGCGGACTCGAAGATGAACCCTGTAGACTTCAAACTTAATGTTGGGCCTGAGACCAGCA TGCTGGCTACAATAAATGTGAACCTGCCGCGAGGTGTGTCGGACACAGATTTCATCACAGCCAACTATCCCGGCAGTTTCCCTGATAACCAGCAGGTGCAGTGGAACTTCACTGTGCCTGGCATGCACAACTATACGATGAagtttcataaacacactgctCCAGAGTGCATCAACAATGACGTGGAGGTGGAGTATCAGAAAGAGGACAATAAGGTGACCAAAGTGAGTCTGACGGACCCTCAGCCGCAGCATCAGCAGGGCAACTTCAACATGCTGCTGAAGAACTGTGAGACCAATACAACACTGCAAGGACTCAGCCTGAAGTACAGCGTCTCTGTAATGAGGAGCGGTCATCCAG TTCTGTGTACGGTGGATCTAACCAAACAGCAAGGAGTATCGCTGCAGATCGAGAAAATTACCTCTGATCCATATTGTGAGATGAGCATCGACTCCCAGGTTCGAGAGAAGATAATCGTAGCTGCAGGTACAAAGGTCAGCCTCTCCTTCCTCGACTGTCCAAATGAAGATTTGCGCCTGACTGCCAATAAAGTTATAG CGTGCCAAAGTGTGGCATCATGTCCTGCCACTTCCCTCAATGTGCCCAAACTGGATGCCTGTCTCCCGATGCCCCTCCACAGCTTCACCTGGCACATCAGCATCCCCGAGGACGGTACAGTGGACCTGGTGTCCCCCACAGGGAGTCTCCACCAGTCCCTCCCGGGCCAAGGGTGTAATCAGACTTTCTCCCTGAACTTGGCAGATGAGGATGTGTCTGTAGGTGATTTCTGCTTTGATGGAATAATTCAGAAAATTCAGATGCACACCAACATCTCCATCACTGCTACAGCACGTGACTTCAGCAAGACCAGTGGACCTTTTCTCAATGTCAGCTTCAGTCAGGATATTCCAG AGACCATTATTTACAGAGTCATTCCCAGGACCTCCTCCCCGACCTTGCTCGCCACCCCCAACTGGCCTCAGGGTATGAAACCTTCCTCCACTGTGTCCTGGATCGTCGACCTGCCGAGCCAGTACCAGGCGAGTATAGAGTTTGTGAACGTCAGCCAGCCTAAATGCCAGGACTGGCACACAGGCATCACTGTGAAGATGCTCGGCTATGAGAGGGAGCTACTGAGCCGCAGGGAGGACGAGGGGTTGGAGAAAACCTTACTGGTCCCAAATAGTTTCTACCTTAATATGTCCAACTGTATACCAGAGGAGGGCCACTTTGGTGTGATGGCCAAAATTATCCTGGAGAAGACGTCCA atTCCTTGCCCCTCATCCTCGGGATAGCAGGAGCTTGTTTGCTATTGCTGATAGTGCTGGTTATAGTATGTGTCATCCTAAA gaaaaagaaaaaaggaaagatgaaGAAGGACTCCTCCATCTACCTTGGTAAAGGGAATATCTTCCGCCCAGGTGACAGCCACTTCACCAAAACCCGAGCGGACAACAACTCCCACATCTACAGCAGCATAGATGACACAGTGGTGTATGGCAACCTGCTGAATAAGGCCGGCTATGCTGACAACTTGCCAGACCACTTAAAAGGGATCCAGGTGGACGCTTATCACACGTTTACGGGCCCCACTGACGGTCAGCTGCCTGTAATCAACGAACCAGAATTAGATACAGAGAGGGACAAGCTTTTCCTGGACCCCTCTGACACTTTCATTCCCTCCCGTCCACGCACTCCCATCGACCGGCAGGACAGCCTCGGCTTCCAGGACCGCAGGATGATGGACAATGAGCTGTACACATTTAAGAGCACGGGGGACATAAATACGATCCAGCTCATTGATGCTGACAAACGTTGGCAGGTATCAGAAGACTCCTTGTAG
- the exosc7 gene encoding exosome complex component RRP42 isoform X2 produces MEIETDVVSNTDGSAKVTLGYTAVLVGIKAEIGKPRPMVADEGYLEFFVDCSANATPEFEGRGGEELGTELSNTLYKVFNNKHSVDLKSLCISAGEHCWVLYIDVLLLQCDGNLYDAISIAIKAALFNTKIPRVNISADNEGGKEIELSDDPYDCVRLNVENVPCIVTLCKVGHRHVVDATLQEKACSVASLIISVTNKGTVTCVRKMGGGSLDPESVFEMTEAGKRVGKALHAPLMKLLQEEESLGKKRHKVGFLG; encoded by the exons ATGGAAATAGAAACAGATGTGGTGTCTAATACAGACGGATCCGCCAAAGTCACACTG GGATACACAGCAGTTCTCGTTGGGATTAAGGCTGAAATCGGAAAACCAAGGCCCATGGTGGCAGATGAAGGCTATTTGGAGTTCTTTGTTGATTG TTCGGCAAATGCAACCCCTGAGTTTGAGGGCAGAGGAGGCGAGGAGCTGGGGACAGAGCTGAGTAACACGCTCTACAAAGTGttcaacaacaaacacagtGTGGACTTGAAGAGCCTCTGTATCAGTGCTGGAGAACACTGCTGGGTGCTTTATATTGATGTGCTG cttcTGCAGTGTGACGGAAATTTGTACGATGCCATCTCAATAGCCATCAAAGCCGCACTCTTCAACACAAA AATCCCCCGAGTGAATATTTCAGCTGATAATGAAGGAGGGAAAGAAATTGAGCTATCAGATGACCCGTATGACTGTGTGAGACTTAATGTAGAAAATGTACCCTGCATTGTGACCCTGTGCAAG GTGGGCCACAGACATGTGGTGGACGCGACTCTGCAGGAGAAGGCCTGCTCTGTGGCGAGCCTCATCATCTCTGTCACAAACAAGGGCACAGTCACCTGCGTGAGGAAGATGGGTGGGGGCAGCCTGGATCCAGAGAGCGTGTTTGAAATGACAGAG GCAGGTAAACGTGTCGGGAAAGCTCTTCATGCTCCACTCATGAAGCTCCTGCAAGAGGAGGAGAGTCTTGGGAAAAAGCGTCATAAAGTTGGTTTTCTTGGTTAA